The Stenotrophomonas maltophilia genome includes a region encoding these proteins:
- a CDS encoding class I SAM-dependent methyltransferase, with amino-acid sequence MSAFDTFTPASAAGQQWNAQDYAIDAGFVPLLGGAVSRLLDPRAGERILDLGCGDGVLSTELALGGARIHGVDASPELVVAARARGVDAQVMDGHALSFDSEFDAVFSNAALHWMTTPDRVLEGVRRALRPGGRFVAEFGGHGNVATIIAAVQAARVAHGHGASTFQWYFPTADAYADRLRQHGFQVQLIECTPRPTALPTGVAGWLRVFAAPLLDDLPAEARATVREAATALLAELPRNAAGQPLADYVRLRVLARRR; translated from the coding sequence ATGAGCGCCTTCGACACCTTCACCCCGGCCAGCGCCGCTGGCCAGCAGTGGAACGCCCAGGACTATGCGATCGACGCCGGCTTCGTCCCGCTGCTCGGCGGCGCGGTCTCGCGCCTGCTCGACCCGCGCGCCGGTGAGCGCATCCTCGACCTGGGCTGTGGCGATGGCGTACTCAGTACCGAACTGGCGCTGGGCGGCGCACGCATCCACGGCGTGGATGCTTCGCCGGAACTGGTGGTCGCCGCCCGAGCACGCGGTGTCGACGCGCAGGTGATGGACGGCCACGCGCTGTCGTTCGACAGCGAGTTCGATGCAGTGTTCAGCAATGCCGCACTGCATTGGATGACGACTCCGGACCGCGTGCTGGAAGGCGTGCGCCGCGCCCTGCGCCCCGGCGGCCGCTTTGTCGCCGAATTCGGTGGCCACGGCAACGTGGCCACGATCATCGCGGCGGTACAGGCCGCGCGCGTGGCCCACGGCCATGGCGCCAGCACCTTCCAGTGGTATTTCCCGACGGCCGATGCCTACGCCGACCGCCTGCGCCAGCATGGCTTCCAGGTGCAACTGATCGAGTGCACGCCGCGCCCGACCGCACTGCCGACCGGCGTGGCCGGCTGGCTGCGGGTCTTCGCCGCACCACTGCTGGACGACCTGCCGGCCGAGGCCCGCGCTACCGTGCGCGAGGCCGCCACCGCGTTGCTGGCCGAGCTGCCGCGCAATGCCGCCGGCCAGCCGCTGGCCGACTACGTGCGCCTGCGCGTGCTCGCCCGCCGTCGCTGA
- a CDS encoding 2-isopropylmalate synthase encodes MTTIERITTPRIRIFDTTLRDGEQSPGCSMSPPQKLVMARALDELGVDIIETGFPASSQSDREAMALIGRELRRPSLTLAVLSRCLQADIETSARALEAAANPRLHVFLSTSPLHREHKLRMTREQVLESVRKHVSLARSYINDVEFSAEDATRTELDYLIEVARVAIAAGATTINLPDTVGFTTPEEIRAMFQQVIAGVADVPNAANVIFSAHCHNDLGLAVANSLAAIEGGARQVECTINGIGERAGNCSLEEIAMVLKVRQAFYEQDSSINTPRIVGTSQLLQRLVGMPVQRNKAIVGANAFAHESGIHQHGMLRHRGTYEIMRPEDVGWEDSQMVLGRHSGRAAVEARLRALGFWLDEDELKLVFEQFKGLCEQQRVVTDADLQTLMQGGSNAQGYRLASMTISDVGSRANALVELSDPDGNRVAETAQGDGPVDALFGALSAATGVQLMLDSYHVHSVGIGADARGEANLSVRHEGVEYDGTGTSKDIIEASALAWLDVANRLLRQRQATAHSNTDVPTPATA; translated from the coding sequence GTGACCACCATCGAACGAATTACCACCCCGCGCATCCGCATCTTCGACACCACCCTGCGTGACGGCGAGCAGTCCCCTGGCTGCAGCATGAGCCCGCCGCAGAAGCTGGTGATGGCGCGTGCGCTGGACGAACTGGGCGTGGACATCATCGAGACCGGCTTCCCGGCCAGCTCGCAGTCCGACCGCGAAGCGATGGCACTGATCGGCCGCGAACTGCGCCGCCCGAGCCTGACCCTGGCGGTGCTGTCACGCTGCCTGCAGGCCGATATCGAGACCTCGGCACGCGCACTGGAAGCCGCGGCCAACCCGCGCCTGCATGTGTTCCTGTCGACCAGCCCGCTGCACCGCGAGCACAAGCTGCGCATGACCCGCGAACAGGTACTGGAGTCGGTACGCAAGCACGTATCGCTGGCCCGTTCCTATATCAACGATGTCGAGTTCTCGGCCGAGGATGCCACCCGTACCGAGCTGGACTACCTGATCGAAGTCGCGCGCGTGGCGATCGCCGCCGGCGCCACCACCATCAACCTGCCCGACACCGTCGGCTTCACCACGCCGGAAGAAATCCGCGCGATGTTCCAGCAGGTCATCGCCGGCGTCGCCGACGTGCCGAACGCGGCCAACGTGATCTTCAGCGCGCACTGCCACAACGACCTGGGCCTGGCCGTGGCCAACTCGCTGGCCGCCATCGAAGGCGGCGCGCGCCAGGTCGAGTGCACCATCAACGGCATCGGCGAACGCGCCGGCAACTGTTCGCTGGAAGAGATCGCGATGGTGCTGAAGGTGCGCCAGGCCTTCTACGAGCAGGACAGTTCGATCAACACCCCCCGCATCGTCGGCACCTCGCAGTTGCTGCAGCGCCTGGTCGGCATGCCGGTACAGCGCAACAAGGCCATCGTCGGCGCCAACGCGTTCGCCCACGAATCGGGCATCCACCAGCACGGCATGCTGCGCCACCGCGGCACCTACGAAATCATGCGCCCGGAAGACGTGGGTTGGGAGGACTCGCAGATGGTGCTGGGCCGCCACAGTGGCCGCGCCGCTGTTGAAGCGCGCCTGCGTGCGCTGGGCTTCTGGCTGGACGAAGACGAACTGAAACTGGTGTTCGAGCAGTTCAAGGGCCTGTGCGAACAGCAGCGCGTGGTCACCGATGCCGACCTGCAGACGCTGATGCAGGGCGGCTCCAACGCACAGGGCTACCGCTTGGCCTCGATGACCATCAGCGATGTCGGCAGCCGCGCCAACGCACTGGTCGAACTGTCCGATCCGGATGGCAACCGCGTGGCCGAGACCGCGCAGGGCGACGGCCCGGTCGATGCGCTGTTCGGCGCACTGTCGGCCGCCACCGGTGTGCAGCTGATGCTGGACAGCTACCACGTGCACAGCGTCGGCATCGGCGCCGATGCGCGCGGTGAGGCCAACCTGAGCGTGCGCCACGAGGGCGTGGAGTACGACGGCACCGGCACCAGCAAGGACATCATCGAAGCCTCCGCGCTGGCCTGGCTGGATGTGGCCAACCGCCTGCTGCGCCAGCGCCAGGCTACCGCCCACAGCAACACCGACGTTCCCACCCCTGCCACCGCCTGA